The Solanum lycopersicum chromosome 6, SLM_r2.1 genome has a window encoding:
- the LOC101248111 gene encoding uncharacterized protein, which yields MGSECNFPRKLRYDISMSKRTRKTASNTKEDVVVESVEYHEELINLDEKKSLKQLIEGRGTSLGHHFIEEEEEERQVQIVVKQAENNGVKFKEMVSRYAKVLRHMIKLKRKKPAGYILKMQVHNKS from the coding sequence ATGGGAAGTGAATGCAATTTTCCAAGAAAACTTCGTTATGATATTAGTATGtcaaaaagaacaagaaaaacaGCATCGAATACGAAAGAAGACGTTGTTGTTGAAAGTGTAGAGTATCATGAAGAGTTGATCAATTTAGATGAGAAGAAGAGTTTAAAGCAATTGATTGAAGGTAGAGGGACTTCTTTGGGGCACCATtttatagaagaagaagaagaagaaagacaagTTCAAATAGTTGTAAAACAGGCAGAGAATAATGGGGTTAAATTCAAGGAAATGGTTAGTCGTTATGCTAAAGTTTTAAGGCATATGATTAAGCTTAAGAGAAAGAAGCCAGCTGGTTACATATTGAAGATGCAAGTACATAATAAATCTTGA